The following proteins are encoded in a genomic region of Pseudomonas sp. Os17:
- the tssH gene encoding type VI secretion system ATPase TssH, translated as MGEISRAALFGKLNSVAYKAIEAATVFCKLRGNPYVELAHWLHQLLQLADSDLHRIIRQFNLEPARLAKDLTEALDRLPRGSTSITDLSSHVEEAVERGWVYGSLMFGESQVRTGYLVIGILKTPSLRHALLGLSREFDKIKVETLCERFDEYIGDSPENALGASDGFNAGAVPGEASGAMAPSALGKQEALKRFTVDLTEQARSGKLDPIVGRDEEIRQLVDILMRRRQNNPILTGEAGVGKTAVVEGFALRIVAGDVPPALKDVELRSLDVGLLQAGASMKGEFEQRLRQVIEDVQASPKPIILFIDEAHTLVGAGGAAGTGDAANLLKPALARGTLRTVAATTWAEYKKHIEKDPALTRRFQVVQVAEPSEDKALLMMRGVASTMEQHHQVQILDEALEASVKLSHRYIPARQLPDKSVSLLDTACARVAISLHAVPAEVDDSRRRIEALETELQIIAREQAIGVAIGNRQVNSENLLAAERERLAELESRWAQEKTLVDELLATRAQLRENVGLVDSDVGDDSHGLREKLVDLQQRLSALQGETPLILPTVDYQAVASVVADWTGIPVGRMARNELETVLNLDQHLKKRIIGQDHALQMIAKRIQTSRAGLDNPNKPIGVFMLAGTSGVGKTETALALAEAMYGGEQNVITINMSEFQEAHTVSTLKGAPPGYVGYGEGGVLTEAVRRKPYSVVLLDEVEKAHPDVHEIFFQVFDKGVMEDGEGRMIDFKNTLILLTTNAGTELIANVCKNPQAVPEPEEIAKALRQPLLEIFPPALLGRLVTIPYYPLSDEMLKAITRLQLGRIKKRVESTHKVDFDFDDAVIDLIVSRCTETESGGRMIDAILTNSLLPDMSREFLTRMLEGKALAGVRISQRDNELHYDFSETN; from the coding sequence ATGGGTGAAATCAGTCGCGCGGCGCTGTTCGGCAAACTCAACAGCGTTGCCTACAAAGCCATCGAAGCCGCCACGGTCTTCTGCAAACTGCGGGGCAACCCCTATGTGGAACTGGCCCACTGGCTGCACCAGTTGCTGCAACTTGCGGACTCGGACCTGCACCGCATCATCCGCCAGTTCAACCTGGAGCCGGCGCGCCTGGCCAAGGACCTGACCGAAGCCCTGGACCGCCTGCCACGGGGCTCGACCTCGATCACCGACCTGTCGTCCCACGTCGAGGAAGCCGTGGAGCGCGGCTGGGTCTACGGCAGCCTGATGTTCGGCGAAAGCCAGGTGCGCACCGGCTATCTGGTGATCGGCATCCTCAAGACCCCGAGCCTGCGCCACGCGCTGCTGGGGCTGTCCCGGGAGTTCGACAAGATCAAGGTCGAAACCCTGTGCGAACGCTTTGACGAATACATCGGCGACTCGCCGGAAAACGCCCTCGGCGCCAGCGACGGCTTCAATGCCGGGGCGGTGCCCGGCGAAGCCAGCGGCGCCATGGCCCCCAGCGCCCTGGGCAAGCAGGAAGCCTTGAAGCGCTTCACCGTCGACCTCACCGAGCAGGCCCGCAGCGGCAAGCTCGACCCGATCGTCGGCCGTGACGAAGAGATCCGCCAACTGGTGGACATCCTCATGCGCCGCCGGCAGAACAACCCGATCCTCACCGGCGAGGCCGGGGTCGGCAAGACCGCGGTGGTGGAAGGCTTCGCCCTGCGCATCGTCGCCGGCGACGTGCCGCCCGCGCTCAAGGACGTCGAGCTGCGCAGCCTCGACGTCGGCCTGCTGCAGGCCGGCGCCAGCATGAAGGGCGAGTTCGAACAGCGCCTGCGCCAGGTCATCGAAGACGTCCAGGCCTCGCCCAAGCCGATCATCCTGTTCATCGACGAAGCCCACACCCTGGTGGGCGCCGGTGGCGCCGCCGGCACCGGCGACGCGGCCAACCTGCTCAAACCCGCCCTGGCCCGCGGCACCCTGCGCACCGTGGCCGCCACCACCTGGGCCGAGTACAAGAAGCACATCGAGAAAGACCCGGCCCTGACCCGGCGCTTCCAGGTGGTGCAAGTGGCCGAGCCTTCGGAAGACAAGGCGCTGCTGATGATGCGCGGCGTGGCCTCGACCATGGAACAGCACCATCAGGTGCAGATCCTCGACGAAGCCCTGGAAGCCTCGGTCAAGCTGTCCCACCGCTACATTCCGGCGCGCCAGCTGCCGGACAAATCCGTGAGCCTGCTGGACACCGCCTGCGCCCGCGTCGCCATCAGCCTGCACGCGGTGCCGGCCGAAGTGGACGACAGCCGCCGGCGCATCGAGGCCCTGGAAACCGAGCTGCAGATCATCGCCCGGGAACAGGCGATCGGCGTGGCCATCGGCAACCGTCAGGTCAACAGCGAGAACCTCCTGGCCGCCGAGCGCGAGCGCCTGGCCGAGCTGGAAAGCCGCTGGGCGCAAGAGAAGACCCTGGTCGACGAACTGCTGGCGACCCGCGCCCAACTGCGCGAGAACGTCGGCCTGGTGGACAGCGACGTCGGCGACGACAGCCACGGCCTGCGCGAGAAGCTGGTGGACCTGCAGCAGCGCCTGAGCGCCCTGCAGGGCGAAACCCCGTTGATCCTGCCGACCGTGGATTATCAGGCGGTGGCCTCGGTGGTCGCCGACTGGACCGGGATTCCGGTGGGGCGCATGGCCCGCAACGAGCTGGAAACCGTGCTCAACCTCGACCAGCACCTGAAGAAGCGCATCATCGGCCAGGACCACGCCCTGCAGATGATCGCCAAGCGCATCCAGACCTCCCGCGCCGGCCTCGACAACCCGAACAAGCCGATTGGCGTGTTCATGCTGGCGGGCACCTCCGGGGTGGGCAAGACCGAAACCGCCCTGGCCCTGGCCGAAGCCATGTACGGCGGCGAGCAGAACGTCATCACCATCAACATGAGCGAGTTCCAGGAAGCCCACACCGTGTCCACCCTCAAGGGCGCCCCGCCAGGCTACGTCGGCTACGGCGAAGGCGGCGTGCTCACCGAAGCGGTGCGACGCAAGCCCTACAGCGTGGTGCTGCTGGACGAGGTGGAAAAGGCCCACCCGGACGTGCACGAGATCTTCTTCCAGGTGTTCGACAAGGGCGTCATGGAAGACGGCGAAGGCCGCATGATCGACTTCAAGAACACCCTGATCCTGCTCACCACCAACGCCGGCACCGAGCTGATCGCCAACGTCTGCAAGAACCCGCAGGCGGTGCCCGAGCCCGAGGAAATCGCCAAGGCCCTGCGCCAGCCGTTGCTGGAGATCTTCCCGCCGGCGCTGCTGGGACGCCTGGTGACCATCCCCTACTACCCGCTCAGCGACGAGATGCTCAAGGCGATCACCCGCCTGCAACTGGGGCGGATCAAGAAGCGCGTGGAAAGCACCCACAAGGTGGATTTCGACTTCGACGACGCGGTCATCGACCTGATCGTCTCGCGCTGCACCGAGACCGAAAGCGGCGGGCGGATGATCGACGCCATCCTGACCAACAGCCTGTTGCCGGACATGAGCCGCGAGTTCCTCACCCGCATGCTCGAAGGCAAGGCACTGGCCGGGGTGCGCATCAGCCAGCGCGACAACGAACTGCACTACGACTTCAGCGAAACAAACTAG
- the tssE gene encoding type VI secretion system baseplate subunit TssE, which produces MVTDIAARDRLQPSLLDRLTDDEPGNLKESPDKRVLSLSQLKASVLRDLAWLLNTTSLLEADATLHTPAGTSVVNYGLPALAGYSASSIDIPALETLIHQAIATFEPRILRSTLRVRARTAPGEMNHNALSFEIEGDLWAQPMPLRLLLQTDMDLESGHVRVVHADSRRRP; this is translated from the coding sequence TTGGTAACCGACATCGCCGCCCGCGATCGCTTGCAACCCTCTTTGCTGGATCGTCTGACCGACGATGAACCCGGCAACCTGAAAGAAAGCCCGGACAAACGCGTGCTGTCCCTGAGCCAACTCAAGGCCTCGGTACTGCGCGATCTGGCATGGCTGCTCAATACCACGTCGCTGCTGGAAGCCGACGCCACCCTGCACACCCCCGCCGGTACGTCGGTGGTCAACTACGGCCTGCCGGCCCTGGCCGGGTACAGCGCGTCGAGCATCGATATCCCGGCCCTGGAGACCCTGATCCACCAGGCCATCGCCACCTTCGAACCACGCATCCTGCGCAGCACCCTGCGGGTTCGCGCGCGCACCGCCCCCGGCGAGATGAACCACAACGCCCTGAGCTTCGAGATCGAGGGCGATCTGTGGGCCCAGCCGATGCCCCTGCGCCTGCTGCTGCAAACCGACATGGACCTGGAATCCGGCCATGTACGGGTGGTGCATGCCGATTCCCGGAGGCGCCCATGA
- a CDS encoding Hcp family type VI secretion system effector codes for MAVDIFIKIGDIKGESMDKAHKDEIDVLNWSWGMSQSGNMHVGGGGGAGKVNIQDLSLTKYVDKASPNLMMHCSSGKHIDKVRLTVRKAGGESQVEYMIIDLEEVLITSLSTGGSGSDDRLTENITLNFAQVMVEYQPQKADGTKDGGPIKYGWNIRSNTKR; via the coding sequence ATGGCTGTTGATATTTTCATCAAGATCGGTGACATCAAGGGCGAGTCCATGGACAAAGCCCACAAGGACGAGATCGACGTGCTGAACTGGAGCTGGGGCATGTCCCAGTCCGGCAACATGCACGTCGGCGGTGGCGGTGGCGCGGGCAAGGTGAACATCCAGGACCTGTCGCTGACCAAGTACGTCGACAAGGCATCGCCGAACCTGATGATGCATTGCTCCAGCGGCAAGCACATCGACAAGGTGCGCCTGACCGTGCGCAAGGCCGGCGGCGAAAGCCAGGTCGAGTACATGATCATCGACCTGGAAGAAGTGCTGATCACCTCGCTGAGCACCGGCGGTTCGGGCAGCGATGACCGCCTGACCGAAAACATCACCCTGAACTTCGCTCAGGTGATGGTCGAGTACCAGCCACAGAAAGCCGACGGCACCAAGGACGGCGGCCCGATCAAGTACGGCTGGAACATCCGCTCGAACACCAAGCGCTGA
- the tssG gene encoding type VI secretion system baseplate subunit TssG → MESQARTASDSLNTLTAMHAEPWEYDFFQALRRIECLSPQLPRFGHSLRLADDPLRLGQQADCTFAPSTLASVTPGSDGATTRLEQFFFGLGGPNGPLPLHITEYVRERQRNNADSTSKRFLDVFHHRLLSLFYRAWAEARPTVSHDRPDDDYWSARLAALSGRGMPSLLRQGLIPDTAKLHYSGHLAAQTRYPDGLRAIIGEYFGLPVAIEEYVGQWLELPERSRLGVQSHQLGVDFCLGSHVWDRQHKFRIRLGPLKLDEYLGMLPDGQQFKELVAWVAEYLGHELDWDLNLVLLKDEVPKLQLNGRQRLGFNTWLGQPGSDAKDLILARHYADQATTTRTPRSTEHG, encoded by the coding sequence ATGGAAAGCCAAGCCCGGACGGCGTCCGACTCTTTGAATACGCTGACGGCGATGCACGCCGAGCCCTGGGAGTACGACTTCTTCCAGGCCCTGCGGCGTATCGAATGCCTGTCGCCGCAACTGCCGCGCTTCGGTCACTCCCTGCGCCTGGCGGACGATCCTCTGCGCCTGGGCCAGCAGGCCGACTGCACCTTCGCCCCCTCGACCCTGGCTTCGGTGACCCCCGGCAGCGACGGCGCGACCACGCGCCTGGAGCAGTTCTTCTTCGGCCTCGGCGGGCCCAACGGCCCCTTGCCGCTGCACATCACCGAGTACGTGCGCGAGCGCCAGCGCAACAACGCCGACAGCACCAGCAAGCGCTTTCTCGATGTGTTCCACCATCGCCTGCTGAGCCTGTTCTACCGGGCCTGGGCCGAAGCCCGGCCAACGGTGAGCCATGACCGCCCGGACGACGACTATTGGTCCGCGCGCCTCGCCGCCCTGAGTGGCCGGGGCATGCCCAGCCTGCTCAGGCAGGGGCTGATCCCCGACACCGCCAAGCTGCACTACAGCGGCCATCTGGCGGCCCAGACCCGCTACCCCGACGGCCTGCGGGCGATCATCGGCGAGTACTTCGGCCTGCCGGTGGCGATCGAGGAATACGTCGGCCAGTGGCTGGAGCTGCCCGAGCGCAGCCGGCTCGGGGTGCAGTCCCACCAGCTGGGGGTGGACTTCTGCCTGGGCAGCCACGTCTGGGACCGCCAGCACAAATTCCGCATCCGCCTGGGTCCGCTCAAGCTCGACGAGTACCTGGGGATGCTGCCCGACGGCCAGCAGTTCAAGGAACTGGTGGCCTGGGTCGCCGAATACCTGGGGCATGAACTGGACTGGGACCTGAACCTGGTCCTGCTCAAGGACGAAGTGCCCAAGCTGCAACTCAACGGCCGCCAGCGCCTGGGTTTCAACACCTGGCTCGGTCAACCCGGCAGTGATGCCAAGGACCTCATTCTGGCCCGGCACTACGCCGATCAGGCCACTACCACACGTACACCAAGGAGCACAGAGCATGGGTGA
- a CDS encoding toxin codes for MKQFSYNEDINALEIPAQQFAAGIEYASKKSYANLRVMGSAKAAKGAPLDLSALNGHSGVQALDLSDDIDLKHVDLSPLYALPQLKLLSIPYLKERIDFSRLPSLETLYITGADEALEPLELPRLKHLLLVAVKNQDCGFLSKLSALQELRISGGNIERLAGIETLDELASIQIQHSPKMLDISAINALKNLKTLHIEKCSQLRDYGFLSDNKTLEEVFISELDSVSFAPAMEHLSSLQFWDLKDGDMSPLLTSKSLKEVYFHPKKKHYSHSLKEINAAFGK; via the coding sequence ATGAAGCAATTCAGCTACAACGAGGACATAAACGCCCTGGAAATACCGGCCCAGCAGTTCGCCGCAGGTATCGAATACGCCAGCAAGAAGAGCTACGCCAACCTCCGGGTCATGGGCTCTGCCAAAGCGGCCAAGGGTGCGCCGCTGGACCTGAGTGCGCTGAATGGGCACAGCGGCGTGCAGGCGCTGGACCTGTCGGACGACATCGACCTGAAGCATGTTGATTTGAGCCCGCTGTACGCGTTGCCACAGCTGAAGCTGCTGTCGATCCCCTACCTCAAGGAACGTATCGACTTCTCGCGACTGCCCAGCCTGGAGACGCTCTACATAACCGGCGCCGATGAGGCGCTGGAACCCCTGGAGCTGCCACGGCTCAAGCACCTGCTGCTGGTGGCGGTGAAGAATCAGGATTGCGGGTTTCTCTCGAAGCTCAGCGCACTGCAGGAGCTGCGAATCAGCGGCGGCAACATCGAGCGACTGGCCGGCATCGAGACGCTGGACGAGCTGGCATCGATTCAGATCCAGCACAGCCCGAAGATGCTCGATATCAGCGCCATCAACGCGCTCAAGAACCTGAAGACCCTGCACATCGAAAAATGCAGCCAGTTACGGGACTACGGATTCCTGTCAGACAACAAGACCCTTGAGGAGGTGTTCATTTCCGAGCTCGACTCGGTGTCGTTCGCCCCGGCAATGGAGCACCTGAGCTCACTGCAATTCTGGGACCTGAAAGACGGCGACATGAGTCCACTGCTGACCTCCAAGAGCCTGAAAGAGGTCTACTTCCATCCGAAGAAAAAGCACTACAGCCATAGCCTCAAAGAGATCAATGCCGCGTTCGGCAAGTGA
- a CDS encoding type VI secretion system Vgr family protein has protein sequence MLFQQSTRLAQVNCPLGPDVLLLKSMGGGEELGRLFDYQLQLTSSDANIDLNQLLGKPMGLSVQLDGGGQRHFHGIVARCSQNIDSGQFASYQVTLRPWLWLLSRTSDCRIFQHLSIPQIIKQVFRDLGFSDFEDALSRPYREWEYCVQYRETSFDFVSRLMEQEGIYYFFRHEKDRHVLVLADAYGAHSSVPGYATVPYYPRDEQQRERDHMFDWHLAQEVQPGSLELNDYDFQRPSARIDVRSAMPRPHAAGDYPLYDYPGTYVQSSDGEHYAQTRIEALQSLHERIELSGNARGLGVGNLFTLSGFSRQDQNREYLIVGIRYYVVQESLETGGGGGSAQFESHLTCIDAQQSFRPLASTHKPMVQGPQTARVVGPAGEEIWTDQYGRVKVHFHWDRHDQSNENSSCWIRVSQAWAGKNWGSMQIPRIGQEVIVSFLEGDPDRPIITGRVYNAEQTVPYDLPANATQSGMKSRSSKGGSPANFNEIRMEDKKGAEQLYIHAERNQDIVVEVNESHSVGNNRNKSIGHDEYVTIGNKRTRIVQHVDELTVGEKKLDSIGQSYVIEVGERLRLVCGASILELNASGQINLCGVNISVHASADAEINTGGVLHLNNGGGPGTTTEGQGVQGAISAKAKAPFSAPKG, from the coding sequence ATGTTATTTCAGCAATCCACACGACTGGCACAGGTCAACTGCCCCCTGGGACCGGACGTCCTGCTGCTCAAGAGCATGGGCGGCGGCGAGGAGCTGGGGCGGTTGTTCGACTACCAGCTGCAACTGACCTCCAGTGACGCCAACATCGACCTCAACCAGTTGCTGGGCAAGCCCATGGGCCTCAGCGTGCAGCTGGACGGCGGTGGCCAGCGGCACTTCCACGGCATCGTCGCGCGCTGCAGCCAGAACATCGACAGCGGCCAGTTCGCCAGCTACCAGGTCACCCTGCGGCCCTGGCTGTGGCTGCTCAGCCGCACCTCCGATTGCCGGATTTTCCAGCACCTGAGCATCCCGCAGATCATCAAGCAGGTGTTCCGCGACCTGGGCTTTTCCGATTTCGAAGACGCCCTCAGCCGCCCCTACCGGGAGTGGGAGTACTGCGTGCAGTACCGCGAAACCAGCTTCGATTTCGTCAGCCGGCTGATGGAGCAGGAAGGCATCTACTACTTCTTCCGCCACGAGAAGGACCGCCACGTGCTGGTGCTGGCCGACGCCTATGGCGCCCACAGCAGCGTGCCCGGCTATGCCACCGTGCCCTACTACCCACGGGACGAGCAGCAGCGCGAGCGCGACCACATGTTCGACTGGCACCTGGCCCAGGAGGTGCAGCCGGGCTCGCTGGAACTCAACGACTACGATTTCCAGCGCCCCAGCGCGCGCATCGACGTGCGCTCGGCCATGCCCCGGCCCCACGCCGCCGGCGACTACCCGCTGTATGACTACCCGGGCACCTACGTGCAAAGCAGCGACGGCGAGCACTACGCGCAGACCCGCATCGAAGCCCTGCAGAGCCTGCACGAGCGCATCGAGCTCAGCGGCAACGCGCGGGGCCTGGGCGTGGGCAACCTGTTCACCCTCAGCGGTTTCAGCCGCCAGGACCAGAACCGCGAATACCTGATCGTCGGCATCCGCTACTACGTGGTCCAGGAGAGCCTGGAAACCGGCGGTGGTGGCGGCTCGGCGCAGTTCGAAAGCCACCTGACCTGCATCGATGCCCAGCAGAGCTTCCGGCCCCTGGCCAGCACCCACAAGCCGATGGTCCAGGGCCCGCAGACCGCGCGGGTGGTGGGCCCGGCCGGGGAGGAGATCTGGACCGACCAGTACGGCCGGGTCAAGGTGCACTTCCACTGGGACCGCCACGACCAGTCCAACGAAAACAGCTCGTGCTGGATTCGCGTGTCCCAGGCCTGGGCCGGGAAGAACTGGGGCTCGATGCAGATCCCGCGCATCGGCCAGGAAGTGATCGTCAGCTTCCTCGAAGGCGACCCCGACCGCCCGATCATCACCGGCCGGGTGTACAACGCCGAGCAGACCGTGCCCTACGACCTGCCGGCCAACGCCACCCAGAGCGGCATGAAGAGCCGGTCGAGCAAGGGCGGCAGCCCGGCCAACTTCAACGAAATCCGCATGGAAGACAAAAAGGGCGCCGAGCAGCTGTACATCCACGCCGAGCGCAACCAGGACATCGTGGTCGAGGTCAACGAAAGCCACTCGGTGGGCAACAACCGCAACAAGAGCATCGGCCACGACGAGTACGTGACCATCGGCAACAAGCGCACGCGCATCGTCCAGCACGTGGATGAGCTGACGGTGGGCGAGAAGAAGCTCGACAGCATCGGCCAGAGCTACGTGATCGAGGTCGGCGAACGCCTGCGCCTGGTGTGCGGGGCCAGCATCCTGGAGCTCAATGCCAGCGGCCAGATCAACCTGTGCGGGGTCAACATCAGCGTGCATGCCTCGGCCGATGCCGAGATCAATACCGGTGGCGTGCTGCACCTGAACAACGGCGGCGGCCCGGGCACCACCACCGAGGGCCAGGGTGTGCAGGGCGCCATCAGCGCCAAGGCCAAAGCCCCCTTTTCCGCCCCCAAAGGCTAA
- a CDS encoding imm11 family protein, which produces MSWKPPIQYNPKLIGSYDVESGAYQTPGSSFDYLALLAGQPYPKAMDTPPVFFQCKARKLLEHDCLWLLGGIPLVSARLADFLRQQAPADVELIQPLRLVADHQEVSQPYYIVNAIQAVKAIDHARSEAERDDDGTLLYFNKTWFLESAPGMGQIAREPESGDLLISATLADRLIDTGFKGDKGLGLYSAERRFVPYRNNA; this is translated from the coding sequence TTGAGCTGGAAACCTCCGATCCAATACAACCCGAAGTTGATCGGTTCCTACGACGTCGAGAGCGGTGCCTATCAAACCCCGGGCTCCAGTTTCGACTACCTGGCCCTACTCGCCGGGCAGCCGTACCCAAAGGCAATGGACACGCCGCCGGTGTTTTTCCAGTGCAAGGCCAGGAAGCTGCTGGAGCATGATTGCCTGTGGCTGCTGGGGGGCATTCCCCTGGTGTCGGCGCGCCTGGCGGACTTTCTCCGCCAGCAGGCGCCGGCCGATGTCGAGCTGATCCAGCCCTTGCGCCTGGTGGCCGACCACCAGGAGGTCAGCCAGCCGTACTACATCGTCAACGCCATCCAGGCCGTCAAGGCCATCGACCACGCGCGCTCCGAAGCGGAGCGCGACGATGACGGCACCCTGCTCTACTTCAACAAGACCTGGTTTCTCGAAAGCGCCCCAGGCATGGGCCAGATCGCCCGGGAGCCGGAGTCCGGCGACTTGTTGATCAGCGCAACCCTGGCCGACCGCTTGATCGACACTGGCTTCAAGGGTGACAAGGGACTGGGGCTGTACAGCGCCGAACGGCGTTTCGTGCCTTATCGGAACAATGCCTGA
- the tssF gene encoding type VI secretion system baseplate subunit TssF: MNPRLLELYNQELHHVRESAAEFAKEYPKIASRLTLSGMDCADPYVERLLEGFAYLTARVQLKLDAEYPTFTHNLLEIAYPHYLAPTPSMTVVQLQADPDEGSLSSGFTLERNTSLRAALGRDTQTCCEYRTAHPVTLWPLQVTQAEYFGNPVAVLGRLAASEPKAKAGLRLTLRTGAELPFNSLALEQLPLYLNGSDELPFRLYEQLLGNACAVFARAPGGDWVERLPQDALRSRGFDDRDAALPVVPQAFQGYRLLQEYFALPNRFLFVEFAQLGRAVQRCAGQELELIVLFERFEQSLEGSVGAAQFVPFCTPAINLFPKRLDRIHLSDRVNEHHVIADRTRPMDFEVHSLSAISGHGTGPEQPFLPFYAVRDPSRYGRDQAYYIVRREPRVLSSDQRRNGPRSTYIGSESFVSLVDSRQAPYRHDLRQLGVSALCTNRDLPLFMNVGSGKTDFTLADSAPVQAIRCLAGPSRPRPSHAHDGKAWRLISQLSLNYLSLSEQGQGAAALRELLRLYGDSNDAALQLQIEGLRDVSSKAVTRRLPMPGPIVFGRGLEITLEFDENAFRGTGVFLLGAVFERFLARYVSINSFTETVIRTTERGEIMRWKAKPGRRPTL; the protein is encoded by the coding sequence ATGAATCCGCGCCTGTTGGAGCTGTACAACCAGGAACTGCACCACGTGCGCGAAAGCGCCGCGGAGTTCGCCAAGGAATACCCGAAGATCGCCAGCCGTCTGACCCTGTCGGGCATGGACTGCGCCGACCCTTATGTCGAGCGCCTGCTGGAGGGCTTCGCCTATCTGACGGCACGGGTTCAGCTCAAGCTCGATGCCGAGTACCCGACCTTCACCCACAACCTGCTGGAGATCGCCTACCCGCACTACCTGGCACCGACCCCGTCGATGACCGTGGTGCAATTGCAGGCCGATCCCGACGAAGGCTCCCTGAGCAGCGGCTTCACCCTGGAGCGCAACACCAGCCTGCGCGCCGCCCTGGGTCGCGACACCCAGACCTGCTGCGAATACCGCACCGCGCACCCGGTGACCCTGTGGCCGCTGCAAGTCACCCAGGCCGAGTACTTCGGCAACCCGGTGGCGGTGCTCGGGCGCCTGGCCGCCAGCGAGCCCAAGGCCAAGGCCGGGCTGCGCCTGACCCTGCGCACCGGCGCCGAACTGCCGTTCAACAGCCTGGCCCTGGAGCAGTTGCCGCTGTACCTCAACGGCAGCGACGAATTGCCGTTCCGTCTCTACGAGCAACTCCTGGGCAACGCCTGCGCGGTGTTCGCCCGGGCTCCGGGGGGCGACTGGGTCGAGCGCCTGCCCCAGGACGCCCTGCGCTCACGGGGGTTCGATGACCGCGACGCGGCGCTGCCGGTGGTGCCCCAGGCGTTCCAGGGCTACCGCCTGCTGCAGGAATACTTCGCCCTGCCCAACCGCTTCCTGTTCGTCGAGTTCGCCCAACTGGGCCGCGCGGTGCAACGTTGCGCCGGCCAGGAACTGGAGCTGATCGTGCTCTTCGAGCGCTTCGAGCAGAGCCTGGAAGGCAGCGTCGGCGCCGCCCAGTTCGTGCCGTTCTGCACCCCGGCGATCAACCTGTTTCCCAAGCGCCTGGACCGCATCCACCTGTCCGATCGGGTCAACGAGCACCATGTGATCGCCGACCGGACCCGACCGATGGATTTCGAAGTGCACTCGCTGAGCGCCATCAGCGGCCACGGCACCGGGCCGGAACAGCCGTTCCTGCCGTTCTACGCGGTGCGCGACCCGTCCCGCTACGGCCGCGACCAGGCCTACTACATCGTCCGCCGCGAGCCGCGGGTGCTGTCCAGCGACCAGCGCCGCAACGGTCCACGCTCGACCTACATCGGCAGCGAGTCGTTCGTCAGCCTGGTGGACAGCCGACAGGCGCCCTACCGCCACGACCTGCGCCAGCTCGGGGTCAGTGCCCTGTGCACCAACCGCGATCTGCCGCTGTTCATGAACGTGGGCAGTGGCAAGACCGATTTCACCCTGGCCGACAGCGCCCCGGTGCAGGCCATCCGCTGCCTGGCGGGACCGAGCCGGCCCCGGCCCAGCCACGCCCACGACGGCAAGGCCTGGCGCCTGATCAGCCAGCTGTCGCTGAACTACCTGTCCCTGAGCGAACAGGGCCAGGGCGCGGCCGCCCTGCGCGAGCTGCTGCGCTTGTACGGCGACAGCAACGACGCGGCCCTGCAACTGCAGATCGAGGGCCTGCGGGACGTCAGCAGCAAGGCGGTGACCCGGCGCCTGCCGATGCCCGGGCCGATCGTCTTTGGCCGGGGCCTGGAGATCACCCTGGAATTCGATGAAAACGCGTTTCGCGGCACCGGGGTGTTCCTGCTCGGTGCGGTCTTCGAGCGCTTCCTGGCACGTTACGTGTCGATCAACAGTTTTACCGAGACGGTGATCCGTACCACCGAACGCGGCGAGATCATGCGATGGAAAGCCAAGCCCGGACGGCGTCCGACTCTTTGA
- a CDS encoding DcrB-related protein: MTYRLNELQFQPPAGELQDASINILKFPALGTSLIVSRSLLGDGETLESSLASQLQRLEQQVQELRVKGPQPVLLGPAQDIPGLELLSQFSKGSEKVFQFQLALVLPGTRQMLAMSYVKAQKLGDAEAAHWAQIKHSLVLG; this comes from the coding sequence ATGACCTATCGCCTCAATGAATTGCAGTTCCAGCCCCCTGCCGGCGAACTGCAGGACGCCTCGATCAACATCCTCAAGTTCCCGGCCCTGGGCACTTCGCTGATCGTCAGCCGCAGCCTGCTGGGCGACGGCGAAACCCTGGAGAGCAGCCTGGCCAGCCAGCTGCAGCGGCTGGAACAGCAAGTGCAGGAACTGCGGGTCAAGGGTCCGCAGCCGGTGCTGCTGGGCCCGGCCCAGGACATTCCGGGCCTGGAGCTGCTCAGCCAGTTCAGCAAGGGCAGCGAAAAGGTGTTCCAGTTCCAGCTGGCCCTGGTGCTGCCGGGCACCCGGCAGATGCTCGCCATGAGCTACGTCAAGGCGCAGAAACTCGGCGACGCCGAAGCCGCGCATTGGGCGCAGATCAAGCACAGCCTGGTGCTGGGCTGA